A stretch of the Sphingobacterium thalpophilum genome encodes the following:
- a CDS encoding TonB-dependent receptor, whose product MAKITAALLCCSISLPVSAAGGLMTGNRPFHLSIDKAQQKGVITGQVVDAQGAPLANVHVQLHGAKSTKSDKNGFFRLSDINYGKYRLTLSSVGFANVALDLELLEEQHLLETITLTAAEHSLDEVVVTASRLAEHIDEVPSSITYIGGNTLDQQRQINDNLPSILMQKVPSISPSEESQNNFIAKIRGRNFLVLIDGIPQSTPLRNGGRDLRTIDASAIDHIEVINGATAMYGNGAAGGVINYITKKPQKGKKLSSSTYLNNSLSLVKPDETYGYNIAQLFSGEVNKWDYVVQGKIGRSGVVRSADAAVVSPFYGLGETKSYNALAKIGYQIAPDHRVEFMGNYYRSLQDSKYVGTTGKFGESPAIGIPSDTVINGGTPYNKALHLKYDGQYGKTAANLSLYYEDMNTVFETYNQNYSDHKGARLNFNTPFQLSGSSTLSLIYGVDLLKDHTVQKTLKDELVTPDMNMNNLALYLQGKLNLAADWILKGGVRYENIRFKVGDLTKNGKLTQGEKNNSDAFVFNLATRYNKYSYAQPFASFSQGYSIGDVGLILRNGVPLSQLDPKPVVVNNFELGINGKLSIWDYQLTGYYSTSKKGTTFAETSKPGVYELSQVPQRIYGLEFVGNVRPLQWLSLGTVLGYMDGRQDLKNEGSYKDKLDNSIISPFKINLNVDVKLTDQWNVYLQYLHLGGRDVFPVEAYNYGKYPISGYNLVDFQTRYRYQKFTFSFSVNNLFNADYYPVHAEVRGATNEGRYYIKGTGTMANLGIQFDL is encoded by the coding sequence ATGGCTAAAATAACTGCCGCTTTATTATGTTGTTCCATTTCCTTACCCGTATCAGCAGCAGGCGGGCTAATGACCGGCAATAGACCATTTCACCTGTCTATCGACAAGGCCCAGCAAAAGGGTGTGATAACCGGTCAGGTGGTGGATGCCCAGGGCGCCCCCTTAGCCAACGTGCATGTACAGCTGCACGGAGCAAAGAGTACCAAGTCGGATAAAAATGGTTTTTTCCGGTTATCGGATATCAATTATGGGAAATACCGCCTTACGTTGAGCTCAGTGGGCTTCGCAAATGTCGCCCTCGATCTTGAACTGCTGGAGGAACAGCACCTGCTCGAGACCATTACACTGACAGCTGCCGAGCATAGTCTGGATGAGGTTGTTGTCACAGCAAGCAGACTGGCAGAACATATCGACGAGGTGCCATCGTCCATTACCTATATTGGCGGTAATACGCTGGATCAGCAACGGCAGATCAATGATAACCTGCCATCGATCTTGATGCAGAAAGTGCCGAGTATATCGCCCAGTGAGGAAAGCCAGAATAACTTTATCGCCAAAATCCGGGGACGCAACTTTCTGGTATTGATCGATGGGATCCCGCAGTCCACGCCACTGCGCAATGGTGGCCGTGACCTAAGGACGATAGACGCCAGTGCCATAGACCACATCGAGGTGATCAATGGTGCCACGGCAATGTATGGCAACGGGGCAGCGGGCGGTGTGATCAACTATATTACCAAAAAACCGCAAAAAGGGAAGAAACTAAGCTCATCCACTTACCTCAACAATTCGTTGAGCCTTGTCAAACCGGACGAAACCTATGGCTATAATATCGCTCAGCTCTTCTCGGGTGAAGTCAATAAATGGGACTACGTCGTACAGGGCAAAATCGGCCGCTCTGGCGTAGTGCGGAGTGCCGATGCAGCGGTAGTCAGCCCTTTTTACGGGCTCGGTGAAACAAAGTCCTACAATGCCCTGGCTAAAATAGGCTATCAGATTGCTCCCGATCATCGTGTCGAGTTTATGGGCAACTATTATCGTAGCCTGCAGGACAGCAAATATGTGGGTACCACCGGTAAATTTGGTGAATCGCCGGCCATTGGCATTCCTTCGGATACTGTTATCAACGGCGGAACGCCGTACAACAAAGCACTTCACCTCAAGTATGACGGCCAATATGGCAAGACCGCGGCAAACCTGAGCCTGTACTACGAGGATATGAATACGGTCTTCGAAACGTATAACCAGAATTATTCGGACCATAAAGGTGCACGGCTCAATTTCAATACGCCTTTTCAGCTGAGCGGCTCCTCCACACTGTCGCTGATCTATGGGGTAGACCTGCTGAAGGACCATACCGTGCAGAAGACACTGAAAGACGAACTGGTCACGCCGGATATGAATATGAATAATCTGGCCCTCTACCTGCAGGGTAAATTGAATCTGGCTGCCGACTGGATTCTGAAAGGTGGGGTCCGCTACGAGAATATCCGCTTTAAAGTCGGTGATCTGACCAAAAACGGAAAGCTGACGCAGGGGGAGAAAAATAACTCAGACGCTTTTGTATTCAACCTGGCGACACGGTACAACAAATACAGCTACGCCCAGCCTTTTGCCTCCTTCTCACAGGGCTATTCCATAGGAGACGTCGGCCTGATCCTGCGCAATGGGGTTCCGCTGAGCCAGCTCGACCCCAAGCCGGTCGTGGTCAACAACTTCGAACTGGGCATCAACGGTAAACTGTCCATATGGGACTATCAGCTGACCGGTTATTACAGTACTTCCAAGAAAGGGACGACTTTTGCCGAAACTTCCAAGCCCGGCGTCTACGAACTGAGCCAGGTGCCTCAGCGTATTTACGGTCTGGAGTTTGTCGGAAATGTAAGACCCCTGCAATGGCTGTCCCTCGGCACGGTACTGGGCTATATGGATGGCCGCCAGGACCTGAAAAATGAGGGTTCCTACAAAGATAAACTGGACAACTCGATCATTTCACCGTTCAAAATCAATCTGAACGTGGATGTCAAACTCACCGACCAATGGAATGTATATTTACAGTACCTGCATCTCGGCGGAAGGGATGTGTTTCCTGTGGAGGCTTACAACTATGGAAAGTACCCGATATCAGGGTACAACCTGGTGGATTTTCAGACACGGTACAGGTATCAGAAATTCACGTTCTCCTTTTCGGTCAACAACCTGTTCAACGCCGATTATTACCCTGTGCATGCCGAAGTACGTGGCGCTACCAACGAAGGCCGCTATTACATCAAGGGTACGGGCACCATGGCAAACCTGGGGATACAGTTTGACCTATAG
- a CDS encoding Rpn family recombination-promoting nuclease/putative transposase, whose protein sequence is MAKLIHRTDDLLWKSILEHTFIHFLRFFFVGADEIFDLTKRFDYLDKEFESLFPPEPNGKGVRFVDKLVKVYLKDGREKFVLCHIEVQSRKGKGDLAERMFRYFYKIFDKYQVPITAIAILADDNCNYRPSLYVQEFMGTQMSYTFNCYKILDQDESELRANQNPFAVVVLTALLAILNKKLSDDQLKDIKHDLYNEMINRDMDRKTRKGIYDFLMYYVRFEDQVNLTIFEQELKTKSGRNIVMGTNEYLLDKAKKEGKIEGKREEAIAIALEFKKMGLPLEDIAKGTGLTVEEIEKLK, encoded by the coding sequence ATGGCAAAATTGATACATCGAACAGATGACTTATTGTGGAAATCTATTTTAGAACATACTTTCATACATTTCCTTCGTTTTTTCTTTGTTGGAGCTGATGAAATCTTCGATCTAACCAAACGGTTTGATTATCTCGACAAAGAGTTCGAGAGTTTATTCCCGCCCGAGCCAAATGGCAAAGGGGTCCGGTTTGTGGATAAGCTGGTGAAGGTTTATCTAAAAGACGGACGTGAAAAATTTGTACTATGCCACATCGAGGTACAGTCCCGAAAGGGGAAGGGAGATCTCGCCGAACGCATGTTCCGATATTTTTACAAAATATTTGACAAATATCAAGTCCCCATTACAGCAATTGCTATCCTGGCAGATGACAATTGCAATTATAGACCATCCCTCTATGTACAGGAATTTATGGGGACACAGATGAGCTACACTTTCAATTGTTACAAAATTCTGGATCAAGATGAATCTGAGTTGCGGGCAAATCAAAATCCTTTTGCAGTAGTAGTGCTTACTGCATTGTTGGCCATATTAAACAAGAAGCTAAGCGACGATCAACTAAAAGATATTAAACACGATCTATATAATGAAATGATAAACAGGGACATGGACAGAAAGACACGTAAAGGAATTTATGACTTCCTGATGTACTATGTGCGTTTTGAAGATCAGGTTAATTTAACTATATTTGAACAGGAACTAAAGACAAAATCTGGGAGGAACATTGTTATGGGCACCAACGAGTATTTATTGGACAAAGCAAAAAAAGAAGGTAAAATAGAAGGTAAGCGTGAAGAAGCGATTGCGATTGCTTTGGAATTTAAAAAAATGGGATTGCCGTTAGAAGACATTGCTAAGGGCACAGGGCTTACTGTTGAAGAAATCGAGAAGTTGAAATAA
- a CDS encoding SusC/RagA family TonB-linked outer membrane protein has translation MIPKIEWESSILKTAALSVMFVLSAPYVRAQEQNVNGTVKDAQGKPVSGATIRAVGNSSLSTSSDANGNFSIKIPATVTQLSITYLGADAQQVTIVPGKPLSVVLQSNDATLDEVVVVGYGTVKKRDLTGSVVSVKGDEIAKVPSANMLESVQGKVSGMDVTRSSGSASSGVNITIRGNRSITAQNGPLYIVDGIQYSNIQDINPNDVESMEVLKDASSTAIYGSRGANGVIIITTKKGKTGAAQIAFNAYAGVSKVARYPEVMNLDQWVKLRREAYRTTGKWNDVSNDAAIFNTAELEAIKNNEYTNYFDHLVKEGFQQNYQVGINAGTEKTKVYFSGDFLNERGIFEQDKSNRFGGRLNIDQELGTYFRAGMQSQVTHYKIQAARDPLNQANKISPLGKIYNDDGSLILYPLNGSAINPLADLEPNAYDAQNLVTRTLINGYLELKPWKGFSGKSTIGVTLNNNREGTFAGMYTIDRNGSASKATYSTENSHLINWENVLSYQNSFGDHNLNITAVNSILWNRSDRIDASGEGLLLDRQLFYALGNASKNLATTTAYSMNNLLSFAGRVNYSYKGRYLLTATGRSDGSSILAKGSQWAFFPSIAAGWRIVDESFMKNQSVFSELKARLSWGRAGNYAVSPYSTQNDLSRVAFAYDDDSATGYTFSPQIGNTNLGWEITATTNAGLDFGILNGRVTGTLDYYDSRTSKLLLERGLPPSTGVSNVIQNIGKTRNRGFEITVNAAILKDSNLKWNTSISYTRNKEEIVELVTSSDDIGNGWFIGYPTEVFYDYDKLGIWQLGQEEEAAKFNQTPGDIRVRDVNGDGIIDSKNDRVIIGTPRPKWFGSWDNTFSYKGFDLNVLLFVRWGQTIQPNFLRRYDPQGLGQSAAIIDYWTPENPTNAYPRPNSGLSLASTLYSSSLGYVDGSYLRIRNISLGYNFPQSVLKDGFIKKLRVYGTARNPFTWTKSDLLNSYDPERGGSENFPMTKLFVFGVNVGF, from the coding sequence ATGATACCAAAGATTGAATGGGAAAGCAGTATCCTAAAAACTGCTGCTCTGAGTGTCATGTTTGTATTGTCCGCTCCTTATGTGAGGGCGCAGGAACAAAATGTAAACGGTACAGTAAAAGACGCGCAGGGAAAGCCTGTGTCGGGAGCGACGATCCGTGCTGTCGGTAACAGCAGCTTATCAACATCTTCCGATGCCAATGGAAATTTTTCGATTAAAATACCCGCCACGGTCACACAGTTGTCCATCACTTATCTGGGGGCTGACGCCCAGCAGGTGACCATCGTACCGGGCAAGCCTCTTTCGGTCGTCCTGCAGTCAAACGACGCAACGCTGGATGAGGTGGTGGTCGTCGGCTACGGTACGGTCAAAAAACGTGACCTGACAGGTTCGGTGGTCTCTGTCAAAGGGGATGAGATTGCCAAGGTGCCTTCGGCCAATATGCTGGAGTCGGTACAGGGCAAGGTGTCGGGTATGGATGTGACACGCAGCAGTGGCTCGGCATCCTCGGGTGTCAATATCACCATCCGCGGCAACCGGTCCATCACGGCACAAAATGGTCCACTATACATTGTTGACGGAATCCAGTACAGCAATATCCAGGATATCAACCCCAATGATGTCGAATCGATGGAAGTACTCAAAGACGCTTCTTCTACGGCGATCTACGGCTCCCGGGGAGCCAATGGGGTCATTATCATCACCACCAAAAAGGGAAAAACCGGTGCTGCACAGATTGCGTTCAATGCCTACGCCGGTGTGTCTAAAGTGGCCCGCTATCCCGAAGTCATGAACCTCGACCAATGGGTGAAACTTCGACGCGAGGCTTATCGTACCACGGGTAAATGGAACGACGTATCTAACGATGCGGCTATTTTCAATACTGCCGAGCTCGAGGCTATCAAAAACAACGAGTACACCAACTATTTTGATCACTTGGTCAAAGAGGGCTTCCAACAGAATTATCAGGTCGGCATCAACGCGGGGACGGAAAAAACAAAGGTCTACTTCTCCGGAGATTTCCTGAATGAACGGGGGATCTTCGAACAGGATAAATCCAACCGTTTTGGGGGCCGGCTCAACATAGACCAGGAACTGGGCACGTACTTCAGGGCTGGAATGCAGTCGCAGGTGACGCACTACAAAATTCAGGCGGCACGCGACCCGCTCAATCAGGCCAATAAGATCAGCCCCCTCGGCAAAATCTACAACGACGACGGCAGCCTGATCCTCTATCCGCTCAACGGATCGGCCATCAATCCGCTGGCTGACCTCGAACCTAACGCCTATGATGCGCAGAATCTTGTGACCCGCACCTTGATCAATGGCTATCTCGAACTGAAACCATGGAAAGGATTTTCGGGCAAGTCGACCATCGGGGTGACCCTCAATAATAACCGCGAGGGGACCTTTGCGGGGATGTATACCATCGACCGCAATGGATCGGCATCGAAAGCCACCTATAGTACGGAAAATAGCCATCTGATCAACTGGGAAAATGTATTGTCCTATCAGAACTCCTTTGGTGACCACAACCTGAACATTACGGCTGTCAACAGTATCCTGTGGAATCGCTCGGACCGTATCGACGCCTCGGGTGAGGGCCTGCTCCTCGATAGACAGCTTTTCTATGCTCTGGGCAATGCCTCCAAAAATCTGGCGACGACGACGGCATACAGCATGAACAATCTGCTCTCGTTTGCCGGCCGTGTCAACTACAGCTACAAAGGTAGGTACCTGCTGACAGCCACCGGCCGTTCTGATGGTTCGTCCATATTGGCAAAGGGCAGCCAATGGGCTTTCTTCCCGTCCATTGCTGCAGGTTGGCGCATTGTCGATGAGTCCTTTATGAAAAACCAGAGCGTATTTAGCGAACTCAAGGCCAGACTGAGCTGGGGTCGGGCAGGCAACTACGCGGTGTCGCCATACTCAACACAAAACGACCTCAGCCGTGTGGCTTTTGCCTACGACGATGATTCGGCAACAGGCTATACTTTTTCACCGCAGATCGGCAACACCAACCTGGGCTGGGAGATCACAGCGACGACCAATGCGGGACTCGACTTTGGGATACTTAATGGACGCGTTACAGGTACCCTGGATTACTATGACTCCAGAACATCGAAATTGCTGCTCGAGCGGGGCCTGCCGCCTTCGACAGGCGTAAGCAATGTGATCCAGAACATTGGAAAAACCCGGAATCGCGGTTTCGAAATAACCGTAAATGCAGCTATTCTGAAAGACAGCAACTTGAAGTGGAATACCTCAATCTCCTATACACGTAATAAAGAGGAGATTGTCGAGCTGGTTACCAGTTCGGATGATATCGGAAACGGCTGGTTTATCGGTTATCCCACGGAGGTATTCTACGATTACGACAAACTGGGTATCTGGCAGCTGGGGCAGGAGGAGGAAGCTGCCAAGTTCAACCAGACACCGGGTGATATCCGCGTGCGCGACGTCAACGGCGACGGGATTATCGATTCAAAGAATGACCGCGTGATCATCGGTACTCCACGGCCAAAATGGTTCGGTTCATGGGACAACACATTTAGCTATAAAGGATTTGACCTCAACGTATTGCTTTTTGTCCGCTGGGGACAGACCATACAGCCCAACTTCCTGCGCCGCTACGATCCGCAGGGTCTGGGTCAGAGTGCGGCCATCATAGACTACTGGACGCCGGAGAATCCGACCAACGCCTATCCGCGGCCCAACTCTGGGCTCTCACTGGCGAGCACACTGTACTCCAGCTCGCTGGGTTATGTGGACGG